One window from the genome of Eucalyptus grandis isolate ANBG69807.140 chromosome 7, ASM1654582v1, whole genome shotgun sequence encodes:
- the LOC104432438 gene encoding F-box protein PP2-B15: protein MDMLPEHCVSAILALASPEDACRLAPVSRTFRSAAQSDVVWDGFLPPNCDALLARLVRPLKFGSKKELFLSLCRPQLIDSGRKSFKLETSSGKISYVLSARELSIAWSDVPMYWTWKFAPDSRFREVAELITTDWLEIEGQIPTAMLSPSTLYEAYLIMKISHRAYGLDVMPSQASIELQNQVVFTSPAILQQSHRENRNKQGPGVEGEEKVPMEREDGWMEVELGEFFNGRGGGNHHEVAKMSFKEVKGCQLKGGLVIEGIEVRPKRIA from the exons ATGGACATGTTGCCCGAACACTGCGTCTCTGCGATTCTCGCCCTCGCATCCCCTGAAGACGCATGCAGGCTCGCCCCCGTGTCGCGCACGTTCCGATCAGCCGCTCAGTCCGACGTCGTCTGGGATGGCTTCTTGCCGCCCAACTGTGACGCGTTGCTCGCGAGGCTGGTGAGGCCCCTCAAGTTCGGTTCCAAGAAGGAGCTCTTCCTCAGCTTGTGCCGACCTCAGCTCATTGATTCCGGAAGAAAG AGCTTCAAGTTGGAGACATCATCGGGGAAGATATCGTATGTGCTGTCTGCAAGAGAGCTTTCCATAGCCTGGAGCGATGTACCCATGTATTGGACCTGGAAATTTGCGCCCGATTCGAG ATTTCGGGAAGTGGCGGAGCTCATAACAACAGATTGGCTAGAGATCGAAGGCCAAATTCCCACAGCAATGCTATCCCCAAGCACTCTCTATGAAGCCTATCTCATCATGAAGATCTCTCACCGTGCATATGGGCTAGATGTGATGCCATCACAAGCATCAATCGAGTTGCAAAACCAGGTGGTGTTCACAAGCCCAGCAATTCTGCAGCAAAGCCATCGAGAAAACAGAAACAAGCAAGGACCGGGGGTTGAAGGTGAAGAGAAAGTCCCGATGGAAAGAGAAGACGGGTGGATGGAGGTTGAGCTTGGAGAGTTCTTCAACGGCAGAGGTGGTGGCAATCATCACGAGGTGGCGAAGATGAGCTTCAAGGAGGTGAAGGGATGTCAACTGAAGGGAGGGCTTGTTATTGAAGGCATTGAAGTTAGGCCTAAGAGAATTGCGTGA
- the LOC104432439 gene encoding topless-related protein 3, producing MSSLSRELVFLILQFLEEEKFKESVHKLEKESGFYFNMKYFEERVQAGEWEEVEKYLTGFTKVDDNRYSMKIFFEIRKQKYLEALDGQDKAKAVEILVNDLKVFSTFNEDLYKEITQLLTLTNFRENEQLSKYGDTKTARNIMLIELKKLIEANPLFRDKLIFPSLKSSRLRTLINQSLNWQHQLCKNPRPNPDIKTLFTDHTCTPPNGPLTPAPVNLPVNAIPKSAAYPPLAAHGPFPPTAAAAAGANALAGWMANASASTSVQAAVVTASSIPISPNQVPILKRPITPPTGPGMVEYQNPDHEQLMKRLRPAQSVEEVTYPIPRQQASWSLEDLPRTVALTMHQGSTVTSMDFHPSHPTVLLVGCTNGEITLWELGSRDKLVSKPFKVWDMASCAQAAAAIAKDSVVSVTRVTWSPDGTFIGAAFTKHLVHLYGCHGSNDLRPQTEIDAHTNVVNDLAFAYPNKTLCLVTCGDDKLIKVWDLHGRKLFNFEGHEAPVYSICPHHKENIQFIFSTAMDGKIKAWLYDNMGSRVDYDAPGHWCTTMLYSADGKLFSCGTSKEGESFLVEWNESEGAIKRTYSGFRKKSAGVVQFDTTQNHFLAAGEDGQIKFWDMDNNNVVASTDAEGGLPNLPRLRFNKEGNLLAVTTADNGFKILANTVGLRYLKVNETPAFDALRTPIESASIKVSSSPAVANASPVNCKIERSSPVRPSQLLNGVDSMGRNPEKPRAVEDAVDKTRPWQLAEITDPGHCRLVTMPDSSDTSSKVVRLLYTNSGVGILALAANGVQKLWKWARNDQNPSGKATASVVPQHWQPSSGLLMANDVSGVNLDEAVPCIALSKNDSYVMSACGGRVSLFNMMTFKVMTTFMPPPPVSTFLAFHPQDNNIIAIGMEDSTIHIYNVRVDEVKSKLKGHQKRVTGLAFSTNLNILVSSGADAQLFVWSIDSWEKRKSVPIQIPAGKAPNGDTRVQFHADQIRLLVVHETQLAIYDGSKMERMRQWVPQDALSASISCATFSCNSLLVYATFCDGNIGVFDADNLRLRCRIAPSTYLSHGALNGSQPVYPFVVATHPVEPNQLAVGLTDGSVKVMEPAESDGKWGATPPLDNGMLSGRTPSSSTTSNHTAEPVQR from the exons ATGTCGTCGCTGAGCAGGGAATTGGTGTTCCTCATACTTCAATTCCTCGAGGAAGAGAAGTTCAAGGAGTCCGTGCATAA GTTGGAGAAAGAATCAGGGTTTTACTTTAACATGAAGTACTTTGAGGAGAGAGTTCAGGCTGGAGAATGGGAAGAAGTGGAGAAGTACTTGACTGGATTTACCAAAGTTGATGATAATCGTTACTCCATGAAGATTTTTTTTGAGATCAGGAAGCAGAAGTACCTTGAAGCACTTGATGG GCAAGACAAAGCAAAAGCAGTTGAAATATTGGTGAATGATTTGAAAGTATTCTCCACATTTAACGAGGACCTGTACAAGGAGATAACCCAGCTCCTAACTCTCACCAATTTTAG GGAAAATGAGCAGCTCTCCAAGTATGGAGACACAAAAACTGCTAGGAACATAATGTTGATAGAGTTGAAGAAACTTATCGAGGCAAATCCTTTGTTTCGTGATAAGttgatttttccttctctaaaGTCTTCAAGATTGCGGACTTTAATTAATCAAAG TTTGAACTGGCAACACCAACTATGCAAAAACCCAAGGCCAAACCCTGATATAAAAACATTATTTACGGATCACACATGCACACCTCCCAATGGTCCGCTGACACCTGCACCTGTAAATCTGCCTGTTAATGCAATCCCAAAATCTGCTGCTTATCCACCACTCGCGGCACATGGG CCCTTTCCACCCACTGCAGCAGCAGCTGCAGGTGCAAATGCTTTAGCAGGTTGGATGGCCAATGCCTCTGCTTCTACATCAGTTCAAGCAGCTGTGGTTACTGCATCTTCAATACCCATCTCGCCTAACCAAG TTCCAATCTTGAAAAGACCAATAACACCTCCAACAGGTCCTGGGATGGTTGAGTATCAGAATCCAGATCACGAGCAACTAATGAAGAGGCTTAGACCTGCTCAGTCTGTTGAGGAG GTTACATACCCAATACCTCGGCAACAAGCTTCTTGGTCTTTGGAGGATTTGCCTAGAACGGTTGCTTTGACCATGCATCAAGGATCTACTGTCACTAGCATGGATTTTCATCCCTCCCATCCTACAGTGCTTCTTG TTGGGTGTACTAATGGTGAAATTACACTGTGGGAACTTGGATCACGGGATAAATTGGTTTCAAAGCCATTCAAAGTTTGGGATATGGCCTCCTGTGCACAG GCTGCTGCAGCGATTGCGAAGGATAGTGTTGTATCTGTCACCCGTGTTACATGGAGTCCAGATGGAACTTTCATTG GTGCTGCGTTCACCAAGCATTTGGTACACCTATACGGCTGTCATGGATCCAATGATTTACGTCCGCAAACAGAG ATTGATGCCCATACTAATGTTGTCAATGACCTGGCCTTTGCTTATCCTAACAAAACTCTATGCCTTGTGACCTGTGGAGATGACAAGTTGATAAAG GTGTGGGACTTGCATGGAAGGAAATTATTTAACTTTGAAGGCCATGAAGCGCCTGTGTATTCTATCTGTCCTCATCACAAGGAAAATATTCAG tTCATATTTTCAACTGCAATGGATGGAAAAATAAAGGCCTGGCTCTATGACAATATGGGTTCTAGAGTTGATTATGATGCTCCTGGACATTGGTGTACGACGATGCTTTACAGTGCTGATGGGAA ATTGTTCTCGTGTGGAACAAGTAAAGAGGGAGAATCATTTCTTGTGGAGTGGAATGAAAGTGAGGGAGCAATAAAGCGGACATACTCTGGGTTCAGGAAAAAGTCTGCTGGTGTTGTGCAATTCGATACCacacaaaatcattttttggctgCTGGCGAAGACGGCCAAATAAAATTTTGGGACATGGATAATAATAATGTCGTAGCCAGCACTGATGCAGAAGGTGGACTTCCG AATCTTCCCCGCTTGAGATTCAATAAAGAAGGCAATTTACTTGCTGTTACTACGGCTGACAATGGATTCAAGATACTTGCAAATACAGTTGGTCTCAGATACTTAAAAGTGAATGAAACTCCTGCATTTGATGCTTTGAGAACTCCAATCGAGTCTGCATCAATTAAG GTTTCTAGCTCTCCTGCTGTTGCAAATGCTAGTCCAGTCAATTGCAAGATTGAAAGAAGCTCTCCAGTCAGACCTTCTCAGCTACTG AATGGGGTTGATTCCATGGGACGGAACCCGGAGAAACCAAGAGCAGTTGAGGATGCAGTTGATAAAACCAGACCCTGGCAGTTGGCCGAAATTACGGATCCTGGTCACTGTCGGTTGGTTACCATGCCCGACAGCAGTGATACTTCCAGCAAG GTTGTTAGACTTCTCTACACGAACTCAGGGGTTGGCATTTTGGCCCTTGCAGCAAATGGTGTTCAGAAGCTGTGGAAGTGGGCTCGAAATGATCAAAATCCGAGTGGAAAG GCCACTGCCAGTGTTGTTCCTCAGCATTGGCAACCAAGCAGTGGCCTTCTTATGGCTAATGATGTATCAGGTGTCAACCTGGATGAAGCTGTACCGTGCATAGCACTCTCAAAGAATGATTCATATGTTATGTCTGCTTGTGGTGGCAGGGTCTCATTGTTTAACATGATGACTTTCAAG GTAATGACAACATTCATGCCACCACCTCCTGTTTCAACCTTCCTTGCATTCCATCCTCAGGATAATAACATCATTGCAATTGGAATGGAGGATTCAACTATCCATATCTACAATGTCAGAGTTGATGAG GTGAAATCGAAATTGAAGGGCCACCAGAAGCGCGTAACTGGTTTAGCCTTCTCCACCAATCTCAACATTTTGGTCTCTTCGGGTGCTGATGCTCAA CTTTTTGTATGGAGCATTGATTCCTGGGAGAAAAGGAAGTCTGTCCCAATCCAAATACCAGCTGGAAAAGCACCTAATGGTGACACTCGAGTACAGTTCCATGCAGATCAAATCCGTTTACTTGTAGTTCATGAGACGCAGTTGGCAATATACGATGGATCCAAAATGGAACGCATGAGACAG TGGGTCCCTCAAGATGCCCTTTCCGCCTCGATATCTTGTGCGACATTTTCCTGCAACAGCTTGTTGGTGTATGCGACGTTCTGTGACGGTAACATTGGGGTGTTTGATGCTGATAACCTCAGATTAAGATGCCGCATAGCTCCATCCACTTACTTGTCCCATGGGGCTTTGAATGG AAGTCAACCGGTGTATCCCTTCGTGGTTGCGACACATCCAGTGGAGCCCAACCAGTTAGCCGTTGGTTTGACGGATGGGTCTGTCAAAGTGATGGAGCCTGCAGAATCGGATGGAAAATGGGGAGCTACTCCACCCTTAGACAATGGAATGCTGAGTGGTAGAACGCCGTCGTCGTCTACGACAAGCAACCACACTGCAGAACCAGTACAGAGATAG
- the LOC104432440 gene encoding protein DEHYDRATION-INDUCED 19 homolog 3 translates to MDGDSWSARLSSASKRYQSALQSRSDMFMGFEEIDEDDIREEFSCPFCSEYFDIVGLCCHMDDEHPMEAKNGVCPVCTMRVGVDMVLHITSQHGNIFKVQRKRKSRKGGNHSTLFLLRRELREGTLQSLFGGSSCVVPPSNAAPDPLLSSFILPMNDDFGSTKSRDMNETSLSKKCSDEPVSERKVQSSPLSVKEQKERLKRCDFVRGVLLSTVLDDGL, encoded by the exons ATGGATGGTGATTCATGGAGCGCGCGTCTCTCCTCGGCTTCCAAGCGGTACCAATCGGCCCTCCAGTCGAGATCTG ATATGTTTATgggatttgaagaaattgatgaggACGATATAAGAGAAGAATTTTCATGTCCGTTTTGTTCTGAGTACTTCGACATTGTTGGCTTGTGCTGCCACATGGATGATGAGCACCCAATGGAGGCAAAGAATGGG GTATGTCCGGTTTGTACAATGAGAGTGGGGGTTGATATGGTTTTGCACATTACCTCGCAGCATGGAAATATATTTAAG GTGCAACGCAAGCGGAAATCACGTAAAGGTGGGAATCATTCTACACTCTTTTTATTGAGGAGAGAGCTTCGAGAAGGAACTCTACAGTCCCTCTTTGGTGGCTCTTCTTGTGTGGTTCCCCCCTCCAACGCCGCACCAGATCCACTGCTTTCATCTTTCATTTTGCCTATGAATGATGATTTTGGCAGCACTAAGTCTCGCGATATGAACGAAACTAGCTTGTCCAAGAAGTGTTCAGATGAGCCTGTGTCAGAAAG GAAAGTTCAGTCGTCTCCTTTATCTGTCAAGGAGCAAAAAGAGAGGTTGAAAAGATGTGATTTTGTTCGTGGTGTCCTGTTGTCCACCGTCCTTGATGATGGTTTATGA